The following proteins are co-located in the Neisseria sp. Marseille-Q6792 genome:
- a CDS encoding NnrS family protein: protein MNAFTKHPVWAMAFRPFYSLAALYGALSVLLWGFGYTGTHELSGFYWHAHEMIWGYAGLVVIAFLLTAVATWTGQPPTRGGVLVGLTAFWLAARIAVFIPGWGAAASGILGTLFFWYGAVCMALPVIRSQNQRNYVAVFAIFVLGGTHAAFHVQLHNGNFEGLLGGLQSGLIMVSGFIGLIGMRIISFFTSKRLNVPQIPSPKWVAQASLWLPMLTAMLMAHGVLAWLSAVFAFAAGVIFTVQVYRWWYRPVLKEPMLWILFAGYLFTGLGLIAVGVSYFKPAFLNLGVHLIGVGGIGVLTLGMMARTALGHTGNPIYPPPKSVPVAFWLMMAATAVRMVAVFSSGTAYTHSIRTSSVLFAIALLLYAWKYIPWLIRPRSDGRPG from the coding sequence ATGAATGCATTTACCAAGCATCCCGTCTGGGCAATGGCGTTCCGCCCGTTTTATTCACTGGCGGCACTGTACGGCGCATTGTCCGTATTGCTGTGGGGTTTCGGCTACACGGGAACGCACGAGCTGTCCGGTTTCTATTGGCATGCGCATGAAATGATCTGGGGTTATGCCGGTCTCGTCGTCATCGCCTTCCTGCTGACCGCCGTCGCCACTTGGACGGGGCAGCCGCCTACGAGGGGCGGCGTTCTAGTCGGGTTGACCGCCTTTTGGTTGGCTGCGCGGATTGCCGTCTTTATCCCGGGTTGGGGTGCGGCGGCAAGCGGCATACTCGGTACGCTGTTTTTCTGGTATGGCGCGGTGTGCATGGCTTTGCCCGTCATCCGTTCACAGAACCAACGCAACTATGTCGCCGTATTCGCAATATTTGTGCTGGGCGGCACGCATGCGGCGTTTCACGTCCAGCTTCACAACGGTAATTTTGAGGGGCTGTTGGGCGGTTTGCAGTCGGGGCTGATTATGGTGTCGGGCTTTATCGGCCTGATTGGGATGAGGATTATTTCGTTTTTTACGTCCAAACGTTTGAACGTGCCGCAGATTCCCAGTCCGAAATGGGTTGCGCAGGCTTCGCTGTGGCTGCCCATGCTGACTGCCATGCTGATGGCGCACGGTGTGTTGGCTTGGCTGTCTGCCGTTTTTGCCTTTGCGGCAGGTGTGATTTTTACCGTACAGGTTTACCGTTGGTGGTATAGGCCCGTTTTGAAAGAGCCGATGCTGTGGATTCTGTTTGCCGGTTATCTGTTTACCGGATTGGGGCTGATTGCGGTCGGCGTGTCTTATTTCAAACCTGCCTTCCTCAATTTGGGCGTGCATCTGATCGGTGTGGGCGGTATCGGCGTGTTGACTTTGGGCATGATGGCGCGTACCGCGCTCGGTCATACGGGCAATCCCATTTATCCGCCGCCTAAATCCGTTCCGGTCGCATTTTGGCTGATGATGGCGGCAACCGCCGTCCGCATGGTTGCCGTATTTTCTTCTGGTACCGCCTATACGCACAGTATACGCACATCTTCGGTTTTGTTTGCCATCGCGCTTTTGCTATATGCGTGGAAGTATATTCCTTGGCTGATCCGTCCGCGTTCCGACGGCAGGCCCGGTTGA
- a CDS encoding Rrf2 family transcriptional regulator, whose product MYLTQHTDYGLRVLIYAAINDDMLVNIGTIAETYDISKSHLMKVVTSLVKGGFLHSIRGKGGGLRLAAPPDCINIGAVVRHLEPMQLVECMGPNNECLITPSCRLTGILGGAIKSFFTYLDGFTLQDLLDKPTYDLLYEPKIPIVTKN is encoded by the coding sequence ATGTATCTGACCCAACATACGGACTACGGTCTGCGCGTCCTCATCTATGCCGCCATCAATGACGATATGCTTGTCAATATCGGCACCATTGCCGAAACATACGACATTTCCAAAAGTCATTTAATGAAGGTGGTTACTTCGCTGGTCAAAGGCGGGTTCTTACACAGCATACGCGGAAAAGGCGGTGGACTGAGGCTTGCCGCACCACCCGACTGCATCAATATCGGTGCGGTCGTCCGTCATCTCGAACCGATGCAGTTGGTCGAATGCATGGGGCCGAACAATGAATGCCTGATTACACCGTCCTGCCGTCTGACAGGCATACTCGGCGGCGCGATAAAGTCGTTTTTTACCTATCTGGACGGCTTCACACTCCAAGACCTGCTCGACAAACCGACTTACGACTTGCTCTACGAGCCGAAAATCCCGATTGTGACGAAAAATTGA
- a CDS encoding prephenate dehydrogenase, with protein MHILNHIVLVGVGLIGGSFVLDLKRQGLVRTVTGIDTDHDNLQRALERGVIDRASAVIDKNSIADADLIVIATPVASISGILTALAPVLPAHAWISDVGSTKISVIEAFRRCLPDSIHRCIAAHPIAGSDRSGADSAQYGLFQNRKLIITPHGDEDSDGISLIENLWRAVGAKIYTMDAQKHDAVFAAVSHMPHLAAFAYVHQLFDHPDGKAYLKFAATGFQDFTRTASSHPAVWADICLANRDNLLELIRGLGRQLDTLETILLNRDRPSLYRYFEEAKATRDSWSDEN; from the coding sequence ATGCACATTTTGAACCATATCGTCCTCGTCGGTGTCGGGCTGATCGGCGGTTCGTTCGTCCTAGACCTCAAGAGACAGGGGCTCGTCCGTACCGTTACCGGCATCGACACCGACCACGACAACCTGCAACGTGCGCTGGAACGCGGCGTGATTGACCGGGCTTCCGCCGTCATCGATAAAAACAGCATCGCCGATGCGGATTTGATTGTTATCGCCACGCCCGTTGCCTCCATCTCCGGCATCTTAACCGCGCTTGCACCCGTTTTACCCGCCCACGCTTGGATTTCCGATGTCGGCAGCACCAAAATCTCCGTTATCGAGGCTTTCCGACGCTGCCTGCCCGACAGCATTCACCGCTGTATTGCCGCCCACCCGATTGCCGGTTCCGACCGAAGCGGGGCAGATTCGGCACAGTACGGCCTGTTCCAAAATAGAAAACTCATCATCACACCACACGGCGACGAAGATTCAGACGGCATTTCATTGATAGAAAACCTATGGCGCGCCGTCGGGGCCAAAATTTATACGATGGACGCGCAAAAACACGATGCGGTTTTTGCCGCCGTCTCCCATATGCCCCACCTTGCCGCCTTCGCCTACGTCCACCAGCTTTTCGACCACCCCGACGGAAAGGCGTATCTGAAATTTGCCGCCACGGGCTTTCAGGACTTTACCCGCACCGCCTCCAGCCACCCTGCCGTGTGGGCGGACATCTGCCTTGCCAACAGGGACAACCTGTTGGAGCTGATTCGGGGCTTGGGCAGGCAGTTGGACACTTTGGAAACCATCCTGCTTAACCGGGACCGCCCCTCCCTGTACCGCTATTTTGAAGAAGCCAAAGCCACGCGCGACAGCTGGTCTGATGAAAATTGA
- a CDS encoding EamA family transporter, translating to MFYQILALIIWSSSFIAAKYAYAVIDPALMVGVRLLIAALLVLPACRRHVGKIPRREWKPLLAVSFISYVFTLMLQFVGLKYTSAASASTIVGLEPLLMVFVGHFFFNDKARAYHWICGAAAFAGVALLMAGGAEEGGEVGWFGCLLVLLAGAGFCAAMRPTQRLVARIGAPAFTSVSIAAASLMCLPFSLTLAQSYTVYWSWQGVVSLLYLGVGCSWYAYWLWNKGTSRVPANVSGLLISLEPVVGVLLAVLILGEHLSPVSALGVFVVIAATFAAGWLSRRDAQNGNAV from the coding sequence ATGTTTTACCAAATCCTTGCCCTGATTATCTGGAGCAGCTCTTTTATTGCCGCCAAATATGCCTACGCCGTCATCGATCCGGCACTGATGGTCGGCGTGCGCCTGCTGATTGCCGCGCTTTTGGTGCTGCCCGCCTGCCGCCGTCATGTCGGCAAGATTCCGCGCAGGGAATGGAAGCCCCTGCTGGCGGTATCCTTCATCAGTTATGTATTCACCCTGATGCTGCAGTTTGTCGGACTAAAATATACGTCTGCCGCCAGCGCATCGACCATCGTCGGACTCGAGCCGCTGCTGATGGTGTTTGTCGGACACTTCTTCTTCAACGACAAAGCGCGTGCCTACCACTGGATATGCGGCGCGGCGGCATTTGCCGGTGTCGCGCTGCTGATGGCGGGCGGTGCGGAAGAGGGCGGCGAAGTCGGCTGGTTCGGCTGCCTGCTGGTGTTGTTGGCGGGCGCGGGCTTTTGTGCCGCTATGCGTCCGACGCAAAGGCTGGTGGCCCGCATCGGCGCACCGGCATTCACATCTGTTTCCATTGCCGCCGCATCGCTGATGTGCCTGCCGTTTTCGCTTACTTTGGCACAGAGTTATACCGTGTATTGGAGTTGGCAGGGCGTGGTGTCGCTGCTGTATTTGGGCGTGGGGTGCAGCTGGTACGCCTATTGGCTGTGGAATAAAGGCACGAGCCGTGTTCCCGCCAATGTTTCCGGGCTGTTGATTTCGCTCGAACCCGTCGTCGGCGTGCTGTTGGCGGTTTTGATTTTGGGCGAACATTTATCGCCCGTGTCCGCTTTGGGCGTGTTTGTCGTCATCGCCGCCACTTTCGCCGCAGGCTGGCTGTCGCGCAGGGACGCGCAAAACGGCAATGCCGTCTGA
- a CDS encoding multidrug effflux MFS transporter — protein MSPTLPPMNEKLMAVLMAMLVALMPFSIDAYLPAIPEMAQSLNADVHRIEQSLSLFMFGTAFGQVVGGSVSDIKGRKPVALTGLIVYCLAVAAIAFASSAEQLLNLRAVQAFGAGMTVVIVGAMVRDYYSGRKAAQMFALIGIILMVVPLVAPMVGALLQGLGGWQAIFVFLAAYSLVLLGLVQYFLPKPAVGGKIRRDVFGLVAGRFKRVLKTRAAMGYLFFQAFSFGSMFAFLTESSFVYQQLYRVTPHQYAWAFALNIITMMFFNRVTAWRLKTGAHPQSILLWGIVVQFAANLSQLAAVLFFGLPPFWLLVACVMFSVGTQGLVGANTQACFMSYFKEEGGSANAVLGVFQSLIGAGVGMAATFLHDGSATVMAATMTASTSCGIALLWLCSHRAWKENGQSEYL, from the coding sequence ATGTCTCCGACCCTTCCTCCGATGAACGAAAAACTGATGGCGGTTTTGATGGCGATGCTGGTCGCGCTGATGCCGTTTTCCATCGATGCCTACCTGCCCGCGATTCCCGAAATGGCGCAGTCGCTGAACGCGGATGTCCACCGCATCGAACAGAGCCTGAGTTTGTTTATGTTCGGCACGGCGTTCGGACAGGTGGTCGGCGGTTCGGTGTCCGACATCAAAGGGCGCAAACCCGTCGCCCTGACCGGTTTGATTGTATATTGCCTTGCCGTTGCCGCCATCGCATTTGCCTCAAGTGCCGAACAGCTCCTTAACCTGCGTGCGGTACAGGCGTTCGGCGCAGGCATGACTGTGGTCATCGTCGGCGCAATGGTGCGCGATTATTATTCCGGACGCAAAGCCGCGCAGATGTTTGCCCTTATCGGCATCATTTTGATGGTTGTGCCGCTGGTCGCACCCATGGTCGGCGCATTGTTGCAGGGCTTGGGCGGCTGGCAGGCGATTTTTGTTTTTCTGGCGGCTTATTCGCTGGTGTTGCTCGGTTTGGTGCAATATTTCCTGCCCAAGCCTGCCGTCGGCGGCAAAATCAGACGGGACGTGTTCGGGCTGGTGGCTGGGCGGTTTAAACGTGTTTTGAAAACCCGTGCCGCCATGGGGTATCTGTTTTTCCAAGCATTCAGTTTCGGCTCGATGTTTGCTTTTTTGACCGAATCGTCCTTCGTGTACCAGCAACTTTACCGCGTTACGCCGCACCAATACGCCTGGGCGTTTGCACTCAACATCATCACGATGATGTTTTTCAACCGCGTTACCGCATGGCGGCTCAAAACCGGCGCGCATCCGCAAAGCATCCTGCTGTGGGGGATTGTCGTCCAGTTTGCCGCCAACCTGTCCCAACTCGCCGCCGTGCTGTTTTTCGGGTTGCCCCCGTTTTGGCTCTTGGTTGCGTGCGTGATGTTTTCGGTCGGTACGCAGGGTCTGGTCGGTGCGAACACGCAGGCATGCTTTATGTCCTATTTCAAAGAAGAGGGCGGCAGCGCAAACGCCGTATTGGGTGTATTCCAATCTTTAATCGGCGCGGGGGTAGGTATGGCGGCGACCTTCTTGCACGACGGTTCGGCAACCGTGATGGCGGCAACCATGACTGCGTCCACCTCTTGCGGCATTGCGCTTCTGTGGCTCTGCTCGCATCGTGCGTGGAAAGAAAACGGGCAAAGCGAATACCTTTAA
- a CDS encoding hemerythrin domain-containing protein, which yields MKPLKRHSALIGLSREHHHSLSLCVRLLRTPEEEHRNELEPHFAELEVHFREEETMFAPVWQNIAPELKARFERDHAKLRQMMAEPKYGSKVWNTDFAVTLRDHARFEERELFPAVEPFLPSGPAGLEG from the coding sequence ATGAAACCGTTGAAACGACATTCGGCACTTATTGGACTTTCGCGCGAGCATCACCATTCGCTTTCCCTGTGCGTACGCTTGTTGCGTACGCCGGAAGAGGAACATCGGAACGAGCTCGAGCCCCATTTTGCCGAGCTGGAAGTTCATTTTCGCGAAGAAGAAACCATGTTCGCTCCTGTCTGGCAGAATATTGCCCCCGAGCTTAAAGCCCGTTTCGAGAGGGACCATGCCAAACTGCGGCAGATGATGGCGGAGCCCAAATACGGGAGTAAAGTATGGAACACGGATTTTGCCGTAACGCTTCGCGATCATGCGCGGTTTGAAGAACGCGAACTGTTTCCTGCCGTAGAACCTTTTTTGCCGTCCGGACCTGCCGGTTTGGAGGGATAA
- a CDS encoding carbon-nitrogen hydrolase family protein produces MDKIRIAAVQMVSGLSPHKNIETMRRLVKTAVQRGADWVLLPEYWVLMGANDTDKLALAEPLGGGRFQTALSETAKACGVVLFGGTVPLQSSEAGKVMNTLLVYGRDGVRTGLYHKMHLFGFSGLGERYAEADTISAGREVPHLSAEGVPVAAGICYDVRFPEFFRRQLPFDVLMLPAAFTHTTGKAHWELLLRTRAVENQCYVVAAAQGGLHENGRRTFGHSMIVDPWGEVLDVLPEGEGIVTADIDAGRLNSVRSRLPALKHMVLDAV; encoded by the coding sequence GTGGACAAAATCAGAATAGCCGCCGTGCAGATGGTTTCCGGGCTGTCTCCCCATAAAAATATCGAAACCATGAGGCGTTTGGTTAAAACAGCGGTTCAGCGCGGTGCGGATTGGGTGCTGTTGCCCGAATATTGGGTGCTGATGGGCGCAAACGATACCGACAAACTTGCGCTTGCCGAGCCTTTGGGCGGCGGACGCTTTCAGACGGCATTGAGTGAAACGGCGAAAGCGTGCGGCGTAGTGCTGTTTGGCGGAACCGTGCCGCTGCAAAGCAGCGAGGCGGGCAAGGTAATGAATACGCTGTTGGTGTACGGACGGGACGGCGTAAGAACGGGTCTGTATCACAAAATGCATCTCTTCGGTTTTTCCGGTTTGGGCGAACGCTATGCCGAAGCCGATACCATCAGCGCAGGGCGGGAAGTGCCGCACTTGTCGGCAGAAGGCGTGCCGGTGGCGGCAGGTATTTGTTACGATGTCCGCTTTCCCGAATTTTTCCGCCGCCAGCTGCCGTTTGACGTATTGATGCTTCCGGCGGCATTCACCCATACGACGGGCAAGGCGCACTGGGAGCTGCTTTTGCGTACGCGTGCCGTCGAAAACCAATGTTATGTTGTGGCGGCGGCGCAGGGCGGGCTGCACGAAAACGGCAGGCGCACGTTCGGACACAGTATGATTGTCGATCCGTGGGGCGAAGTTTTGGACGTATTGCCCGAAGGAGAAGGCATCGTTACGGCAGACATCGATGCAGGCAGGCTGAACAGTGTCCGCAGCAGGCTGCCCGCTTTAAAACACATGGTTTTAGATGCCGTCTGA
- a CDS encoding L-threonylcarbamoyladenylate synthase produces the protein MAQFFAIHPDNPQERLIKQAVEIINQGGVVVYPTDSCYALGCKLGDKAAMERILSIRKIDLKHHLTLMCADLSELGTYAKVDNVQFRQLKAATPGPYTFILQATKDVPARTLHPKRKTIGLRIPDNAIAQALLEELGEPLLSCTLMLPEDGEPLTDPYEIRDRLEHAVDLVIDGGWCGTDPTTVIDMTDGTELVRQGCGDTTVFGL, from the coding sequence ATGGCACAGTTTTTTGCCATTCATCCCGACAATCCCCAAGAGCGCCTCATCAAGCAGGCAGTCGAAATCATCAATCAAGGCGGCGTGGTGGTTTATCCGACCGATTCGTGTTACGCCTTAGGTTGCAAACTCGGCGATAAGGCGGCGATGGAACGCATACTCTCCATCCGAAAAATCGATTTGAAACACCACCTGACCCTGATGTGCGCAGATTTGAGCGAGTTGGGCACATACGCCAAAGTCGACAACGTACAGTTTCGTCAGCTTAAAGCCGCCACACCCGGGCCTTATACTTTTATTTTACAGGCGACGAAGGATGTGCCGGCGCGCACGCTGCACCCGAAACGCAAAACCATCGGGCTGCGTATTCCCGATAATGCCATTGCACAAGCCCTGCTGGAGGAGTTGGGCGAACCGCTTTTAAGCTGCACCCTGATGCTGCCCGAAGACGGCGAGCCGCTGACCGACCCTTATGAAATACGCGACCGCTTGGAGCATGCCGTCGATTTGGTGATTGACGGCGGCTGGTGCGGAACCGATCCGACTACCGTCATCGACATGACCGACGGTACGGAATTGGTGCGCCAAGGTTGCGGCGATACGACAGTGTTCGGTTTGTAG